One Oenanthe melanoleuca isolate GR-GAL-2019-014 chromosome 3, OMel1.0, whole genome shotgun sequence DNA segment encodes these proteins:
- the DYNLT2 gene encoding dynein light chain Tctex-type protein 2 isoform X3: MEAGKKRPEKDTSKGKKAYQDASDPSPTEEEKEKLKYSHNTYRLEPRTKVQDGLIRDKAQAILTNKLQGATYNGASSPFLCASISEEILKAVKDLDYDRYKCSFTFSSLTCLW; the protein is encoded by the exons ATGGAGGCAGGGAAAAAGCGCCCCGAGAAAGACACG tcaaaaggaaaaaaagcgTATCAAGATGCTTCAGACCCATCTccaacagaagaagaaaaggaaaagctgaaatacagCCATAACACATATAGACTGGAGCCACGTACTAAAGTTCAGGATGGTTTAATAAGAGACAAAGCTCAAGCGATATTAACG AATAAACTACAAGGAGCCACATACAATGGAGCTTCTAGTCCCTTCTTGTGTGCTTCAATCTCAGAAGAAATATTAAAGGCTGTGAAGGATTTGGACTATGACCGTTATAA GTGTTCTTTCACATTCAGCAGCTTAACTTGTTTGTGGTGA
- the DYNLT2 gene encoding dynein light chain Tctex-type protein 2 isoform X2 gives MEAGKKRPEKDTSKGKKAYQDASDPSPTEEEKEKLKYSHNTYRLEPRTKVQDGLIRDKAQAILTVFFHIQQLNLFVVILKLLCSLWVVVSQVTIQGAAVILPNSLKVVAFMCSVASRCLWDVQRDTWVSAKCETDTFIALALVMACYYD, from the exons ATGGAGGCAGGGAAAAAGCGCCCCGAGAAAGACACG tcaaaaggaaaaaaagcgTATCAAGATGCTTCAGACCCATCTccaacagaagaagaaaaggaaaagctgaaatacagCCATAACACATATAGACTGGAGCCACGTACTAAAGTTCAGGATGGTTTAATAAGAGACAAAGCTCAAGCGATATTAACG GTGTTCTTTCACATTCAGCAGCTTAACTTGTTTGTGGTGATCCTGAAGCTTTTATGTTCTTTATGGGTAGTAGTATCCCAGGTGACAATTCAAGGTGCTGCTGTGATTCTGCCTAACTCTCTGAAGGTTGTTGCCTTCATGTGTTCA GTTGCCAGCAGATGCCTCTGGGATGTTCAAAGAGACACTTGGGTTTCAGCTAAATGTGAAACTGATACATTTATTGCACTGGCATTGGTAATGGCTTGTTATTATGACTAG
- the DYNLT2 gene encoding dynein light chain Tctex-type protein 2 isoform X1 produces the protein MEAGKKRPEKDTSKGKKAYQDASDPSPTEEEKEKLKYSHNTYRLEPRTKVQDGLIRDKAQAILTNKLQGATYNGASSPFLCASISEEILKAVKDLDYDRYKYVVSVLIVEKANQAMIVASRCLWDVQRDTWVSAKCETDTFIALALVMACYYD, from the exons ATGGAGGCAGGGAAAAAGCGCCCCGAGAAAGACACG tcaaaaggaaaaaaagcgTATCAAGATGCTTCAGACCCATCTccaacagaagaagaaaaggaaaagctgaaatacagCCATAACACATATAGACTGGAGCCACGTACTAAAGTTCAGGATGGTTTAATAAGAGACAAAGCTCAAGCGATATTAACG AATAAACTACAAGGAGCCACATACAATGGAGCTTCTAGTCCCTTCTTGTGTGCTTCAATCTCAGAAGAAATATTAAAGGCTGTGAAGGATTTGGACTATGACCGTTATAAGTATGTGGTATCAGTGCTAATTGTGGAAAAGGCAAATCAGGCAATGATT GTTGCCAGCAGATGCCTCTGGGATGTTCAAAGAGACACTTGGGTTTCAGCTAAATGTGAAACTGATACATTTATTGCACTGGCATTGGTAATGGCTTGTTATTATGACTAG